In the genome of Erpetoichthys calabaricus chromosome 18, fErpCal1.3, whole genome shotgun sequence, the window tggtgGGAGTGGAAGTACAGGGAAGAGGAAGTGAGGAAGGCCAAAGTGGTGGTCGATGGATAACGGAGAAGAAGATCTGAAATAAAAGAGTCTGAAGGGGAGAAGGTACTGGACTGAGCTGTACAGGACTGAATGATCAGGCACATTAACTCCATATAGAagggggaaaagatgaagaggaagaagaagattccaCCATGAAACACCATAAGAGGATTAAAATAGGAAAAAACAATTTCCAAGTGACTACATTTTGTaagcaataattatattttaaacaatttgaaatgcaatttattattttttcacatctgaataattgattttaaaaatatacaggacgagccaaaaagaagtaccacatttcaaatgtttattctacaaaaatgcaccaagattaaaaaaatttcattatgacacaagaaagggtatacaaaatagattatttacactgtgttttaaaaacgatgtcttcaaggtggtggccatcattggTGATGCACTCTtcaagacgatttctgaacgctcacatgactcgttcagccatttcaaggggaatagcggtgATTTCGTGGTGAGTAGCGTCCTTGGGGGCTTCAatgttttgaggtcggtgtgtacCTTCAACTTGAgaaagccccacaagaagaaatcgcatggAGTGAGAGCAGGTGAACATGAAGACCACCCGACATCACCACACAGGGAggtcagcttccccggaaacatctcccgcaaaactttctttaaaatattgtttttttgtttaaaaaccttCATCTCTCTGAAATTGGATGTGACAGAGCAATTGTGATTTGGATCAAGCATCCTCAAATGTTTAAAGAATGTCTAAAATTTCTAACTAAAGCacattttaattctttctttatttatttgcagaTCAGTGTTATTTAGTGCTTTACGGttgaaattaatttagaccattttgatGAGATCTGATTTCACTTTGGAATTGAAGACTCTCTTTTTGTTgtcaaaaaaactaaattatatccactgggattcaatgttatattaaaaaataaaatgtgaaaacttccaaagagtGAAGACTtgttataggcactgtatgtatAGCGGGGTCTCCTGATCAGATTGGCAGAAGTCCAAATCATCTGCATGTAAGAATTAAGCAAAATGTTTGCAAGTCCTGCTCAAAATTagatttatgtttttaaactatTAGTATTCCATCAAGCAAATAATTGAATCTGCTTCATATAATATTAGGGTTATGAAAGCCAGGATCTTTTGTGGCAAGAGAAAGCCAAAGGCAGGATGAAGATGAAGATCAGagtaacaaacaaaaatgacaggGATTTGTGGAGAAAAGGCACACTCTGCACAGATGGAGACCAAACCAATATCATAATGCAGTGGCCCGGACCACCTATAATTCCAGTTCATTGGTAACTCCAATCTGACCAGAATGAGTGAATTAGGTggcactctgtgatggactggcacccccacTAGCACTGTTTTCTGCCTTTCAGCTCATCCTGCTAAGATGCATTTTTCTTCCTCCCTGCAGTCCTGTATTAGacttaaaaagattaaacaattaAGAGAACTCAAATTTGTAAAAAACTGCtcattttatatcatttatgtgCTTAATTTCACAGGCTGGGATTGTCATCTCAAGATAGCTCTCCTTTGGAGATGGCCGCCCTGGGCCGACCTTTCCAGGTGGGGATGCTCTATGACTGTCGCACTGATTCTCTCATTCCAGGTAAGAGCAAATTTAAACAGACCACCTGCGGTGATATTTTGGGATCCACATTTGACcatattaaagtttttttgtttgtttaattttgtttttatcaccAGATGTCACTCTATGGGAATTGGAAAACCTCAAGAAAGACCTCAAAATTAAACCCCAGAAGAACACACAGGTCAACCTCATCACTTTGGACTCCTTGGATGAGAAAACTTCCATCTTAAATATGACAACATCTCTTAAAGCGAGCTTCTTGTGTGGCTTGATTGAGGTTGATAGAGCTGCCAAGTACCTCAATGACACCAAATCATCCAAACGACAGTCCAGGGTCACCCTGCACTACAGCACGACCACCAGAATGGAGCAGCTCAGCACGAGCCACTTAGGGAATCAGAACGTCGTCTATCCAGAAGTGTTTGAGCAGAAATCGGCCACCCATGTTGTCACAGGCGTGATGTATGGAGCTcaggctttttttgtttttgatcaatGGGACACTAAATTGGAAGAGAACCGAGATAATAAAGGAAAATtagaaacattaattaaaaaatatattactctAGATGGAAAAACAGCCCTTAAAATGACAGATGTTTACAAGGAAACCGCTGATCATCTTAACTTCACATTCTATGGTGATTTTCTCCTTGATCACAATCCTACAAGCTTTGAAGATGCCATGCAGATTTACAACAATTTGCCAAAGCATATTGACGAAGATGACAAGCTTGCTGTGCCCATCCAGGTCTGGCTGTACCCGCTGAAACATCTCAACTCACAGGCTGCTCAGCTGGTACAAGAGATCAGTGTGGCACTCGTGTCCAAATCTCAGAAGGTCATGGAGGAATTAGACGAGCACATCATGAGGTGTAATGACATCATGAAGGACGGTGTTGTCAATAACTTTACTATAATTAGGAAAAATGCAAATGATTTCAAATCAATGCTTAATCAATTTAAATATACCTTCCAAAAAGAACTGGCAAGGGTCTTGCCAAATATCAGGGGCGGTGACACAAGTGAAGAAGAGCTGGCCAACATTCTGAAGAAGAAGGAAGAGTCGCCATTTAAGAAGTTTGTAATAACAACATGGCTGgataaaagagaaaaggaaatcaCTATGCTCAGAAGTTTCTTTAATCGAATTAAAGAAATGAATCTTGATATTGTTATAAATGACCTGGATACATTAATTtacaatacagtattaaaaatattgtCTGCTTGACTTTCACTTCACTCCATGTGTGTCAGCCATACATGTCAGAAATGGAACGCTATCTTCAAGCCCCTTCTAGAAGTCCTCATTTCATCTCTCAGAGCCAAGTGAAGAGTTAATCATCCAGAATTTCAGACAGCATTCCCAGCGTTTCATCGAGTTTGCTGAAATTAACCAAAGTACCAAGACAACGAGATTTCTCGTCCACTCCATTCCTGATGTTGAATATCTCGGGGCAACAATCTATTTGTATAAATGTGGGCATCTCATCAACCACAACTTTCAGCTTCCATCAAAACCTGAGACTCTTGAGGTTGACTCCCAAACAGAAGACAGTGTAACCCTAATGTTTAGACCACTAAAGTGTGACTTAGAAGGGTACAAACTGGAGTATAAGCGACTAGAAGATGATGAGTGGAAGACTGTGAACACAactgataaaaatgtaaaatattccatCAAAAAGTTACATCCAGATTCAACATATCAACTCAGACACAGAGCCGTTTGTCAAGTTGGTGTGAGTCAGGCCAGTGATACGATTGAAGTGAGGACACTGCCTTAAAAAGCCTACGGGAAGACATGctataaaagaaaatgcaaggaGATAAATGATGGAAAATTAAGACTTTATCTTTTGCCTTTGAAATCACAGTTCATAAATACTGTGAAGAAGATAGAAACATTTCCCTTTGGAAACAGAACATCCATCAAACCTTCAAAATCAGTTATGATCCTTGGCGCAACAGGTTCTGGCAAATCCACCCTGATCAATGGAATGGTCAACTACATCTTAGGTGTCCAGTGGGAGGATGACTTCAGGTTCAAGTTAATCCATGAAGACACAT includes:
- the LOC127526258 gene encoding verrucotoxin subunit beta-like → MAALGRPFQVGMLYDCRTDSLIPDVTLWELENLKKDLKIKPQKNTQVNLITLDSLDEKTSILNMTTSLKASFLCGLIEVDRAAKYLNDTKSSKRQSRVTLHYSTTTRMEQLSTSHLGNQNVVYPEVFEQKSATHVVTGVMYGAQAFFVFDQWDTKLEENRDNKGKLETLIKKYITLDGKTALKMTDVYKETADHLNFTFYGDFLLDHNPTSFEDAMQIYNNLPKHIDEDDKLAVPIQVWLYPLKHLNSQAAQLVQEISVALVSKSQKVMEELDEHIMRCNDIMKDGVVNNFTIIRKNANDFKSMLNQFKYTFQKELARVLPNIRGGDTSEEELANILKKKEESPFKKFVITTWLDKREKEITMLRSFFNRIKEMNLDIVINDLDTLIYNTVLKILSA